The proteins below are encoded in one region of Drosophila santomea strain STO CAGO 1482 chromosome 2R, Prin_Dsan_1.1, whole genome shotgun sequence:
- the LOC120446482 gene encoding facilitated trehalose transporter Tret1-2 homolog — MSKGSVLPQYIAGLSASFGALCMGASIGWSSPVENMISVNTDYGFPISSSQFGWVSSLLTLGATVICIPIGFAIDWIGRRPTMLALIPPYMVGWVLMLFANNVTMLYFGRFILGMCGGAFCVTAPMYCTEISATALRGTIGSFFQLLIVSGVLYGYLVGAFLPLLTINILCAILPVIFAVVHFFMPESPVYLAMKGRNDDAAKSLQWLRGKDADIDDELKEILEESQKQSDKPKVNILSALRRPIVLKGLGIAVLLQVFQQWTGINAILFYSTSIFEDTGSGISGSDSTLIIGVTQVTSTLVAVLIIDKAGRRILLVISGILMAVSTALMGVYFQLKESDPGSMDNFGWLPISSICIFIVFFSIGFGPVPWLVMAELFSEDVKSVAGSIAGTSNWLSAFMVTLLFPILKNAIGAGPTFWIFTVIAVLSFFYSLFFVPETKGKTIIEIQDMLSGGKGVKSEDKSQT, encoded by the exons ATGTCCAAGGGATCGGTATTGCCACAATATATTGCCGGCTTGTCGGCCAGCTTTGGTGCCCTCTGCATGGGGGCCTCCATCGGTTGGTCCTCGCCCGTAGAGAATATGATCTCGGTGAACACGGACTACGGATTTCCCATCAGCTCCAGTCAGTTCGGCTGGGTATCCTCGCTGCTGACCCTCGGTGCGACTGTGATCTGCATACCGATTGGGTTTGCCATCGATTGGATCGGAAGGAGACCCACCATGTTGGCCTTAATTCCACCGTACATGGTGGGCTGGGTGCTGATGCTGTTCGCCAATAACGTGACCATGCTGTACTTCGGACGATTCATCCTTGGCATGTGCGGCGGAGCCTTCTGCGTGACTGCACCCATGTACTGTACGGAGATTTCCGCAACGGCTCTTCGAGGCACCATCGGATCCTTTTTCCAGCTGCTGATTGTGTCGGGCGTGTTGTACGGCTATTTGGTGGGTGCCTTCCTGCCCCTGCTCACCATCAACATCCTGTGCGCCATTCTGCCCGTGATCTTCGCCGTCGTGCACTTCTTCATGCCGGAGTCCCCCGTCTACCTGGCCATGAAGGGACGCAACGATGATGCCGCCAAGTCCTTGCAGTGGCTGCGCGGCAAGGATGCCGATATCGATGATGAGCTCAAGGAGATCCTGGAGGAGTCCCAGAAGCAAAGTGATAAGCCCAAG GTCAACATTCTGTCCGCCCTTCGTCGCCCCATCGTCCTGAAGGGTCTTGGAATCGCAGTGCTTCTGCAGGTCTTCCAGCAGTGGACGGGAATCAACGCCATCCTCTTCTACTCCACCTCCATTTTCGAGGATACGGGCTCTGGCATAAGTGGCAGCGATTCCACGCTTATCATAGGCGTCACCCAAGTGACCAGCACACTGGTGGCCGTGCTCATTATCGACAAGGCTGGCCGCCGCATCCTGCTCGTGATCTCCGGCATCCTGATGGCCGTGTCCACTGCTTTGATGGGCGTCTACTTCCAGCTTAAGGAGAGCGATCCCGGCTCAATGGACAACTTCGGCTGGCTGCCGATCAGCAGTATCTGCATCTTTATTGTCTTCTTTTCGATTGGATTCGGACCGGTTCCGTGGCTGGTGATGGCGGAGCTCTTCTCGGAGGATGTGAAGAGTGTGGCAGGTTCTATTGCCGGCACCAGCAACTGGCTGTCGGCCTTCATGGTCACGCTGCTCTTCCCAATCCTCAAGAACGCGATCGGGGCGGGTCCAACCTTCTGGATCTTCACCGTGATCGCGGTCCTCTCCTTCTTCTACTCGCTGTTCTTCGTGCCGGAGACCAAGGGCAAGACGATAATCGAAATCCAGGACATGCTGTCCGGCGGAAAGGGTGTCAAGAGTGAGGACAAGAGCCAGACGTGA